In one window of Sciurus carolinensis chromosome X, mSciCar1.2, whole genome shotgun sequence DNA:
- the LOC124971733 gene encoding histone H2A-Bbd type 2/3, whose translation MPRQRSRRRGRGSGSSRPRRRACSHTARAELTFSVSLVERRLREGRYAQRLSRSASVFLAAALQCLTATVLELAGNEAQHSARRRITPELLDMAVHNNALLSGLFGTTTISQVAPARR comes from the coding sequence ATGCCAAGGCAGCGGAGCCGTCGAAGAGGACGAGGGTCCGGGTCATCGCGGCCCCGGAGGCGCGCCTGCTCCCACACCGCCCGAGCCGAGCTGACCTTCTCTGTGAGCCTGGTGGAGCGCCGTCTGCGGGAGGGCCGCTATGCCCAGCGCCTGAGTCGGTCTGCCTCCGTGTTCCTGGCCGCCGCCCTCCAGTGCCTGACGGCCACGGTGCTGGAGCTGGCCGGCAACGAGGCCCAGCACAGCGCCAGGAGGCGCATCACCCCGGAGCTCCTGGACATGGCCGTCCACAACAACGCGCTGCTCAGTGGACTCTTCGGTACTACGACCATCTCCCAGGTCGCCCCGGCCCGGCGCTAG
- the F8a1 gene encoding LOW QUALITY PROTEIN: 40-kDa huntingtin-associated protein (The sequence of the model RefSeq protein was modified relative to this genomic sequence to represent the inferred CDS: deleted 2 bases in 1 codon): MAASASGLGGGGGGGRRRRALGPEAGDFLARYRLVSNKLKKRFLRKPNVAEAGEQFGQLGRELRAQECLPYAAWCQLAVARCQQALFHGPGEALALTEAARLFLRQECDARQRLVCPAAYGEPLQAAASALGAAVRLHLELGQPAAAAALCLELAAALRDLGQPAAAAGHFQRAAQLQLPLLPLAALQALGDAASCQLLARDYNGALALFTRMQRLAREHGSHPVQPPLPPPPQQTPLAPAQSQAPPPGPQPGPGATPATSASPLPANPGSGAPSPVALGAFSEVLVRCEVSRVLLLLLLQPPPAKLLPEHAQTLEKYSWEAFDSHGQESSGQLPEELFLLLQSLVMATHEKDIEAVKSLQVEMWPLLTAEQNHLLHLVLQETIFPSGQGI, translated from the exons ATGGCTGCCTCCGCGTCCGGCctcggcggtggcggcggcggcggc cggcggcggcgtgCTCTCGGGCCCGAGGCCGGGGACTTCCTGGCGCGGTACCGGCTGGTGTCGAACAAGCTGAAGAAGCGTTTCCTGCGGAAGCCGAACGTGGCCGAGGCCGGCGAGCAGTTCGGCCAGTTGGGCCGCGAGCTGCGTGCCCAGGAGTGTCTGCCGTACGCAGCCTGGTGCCAGCTGGCCGTGGCGCGGTGCCAGCAGGCGCTCTTCCACGGGCCTGGGGAGGCGCTGGCCCTCACGGAGGCCGCGCGCCTCTTTCTGCGGCAGGAGTGCGACGCGCGTCAGCGCCTGGTGTGCCCCGCCGCCTACGGCGAGCCGCTGCAGGCGGCCGCCAGCGCCCTGGGCGCCGCCGTGCGCCTGCACCTGGAGCTGGGCCagccggccgccgccgccgctctgTGCCTGGAGCTGGCCGCCGCCCTGCGGGACCTGGGCCAGCCGGCCGCCGCAGCCGGCCACTTTCAGCGCGCCGCCCAGCTGCAGCTGCCCCTGCTGCCCCTGGCCGCGCTGCAGGCGCTGGGCGACGCCGCCTCCTGCCAGCTTCTGGCGCGCGACTACAATGGCGCCCTGGCGCTGTTCACGCGCATGCAGCGCCTGGCGCGGGAGCACGGCAGCCACCCGGTGCAGCCGCCGCTCCCGCCCCCGCCACAGCAGACCCCGCTGGCCCCGGCACAgtcgcaggccccgcccccggggCCCCAGCCCGGACCCGGCGCGACCCCAGCGACGTCCGCCTCGCCGCTCCCCGCCAACCCGGGCTCTGGCGCGCCCTCTCCCGTCGCCCTGGGCGCCTTCTCCGAGGTGCTGGTGCGCTGCGAGGTGTCCcgtgtgctgctgctgctgctcctccagCCACCTCCCGCCAAGCTGCTGCCCGAGCACGCCCAGACTCTGGAGAAGTACTCCTGGGAGGCTTTTGACAGCCACGGGCAGGAGAGCAGCGGCCAGCTTCCCGAGGAACTCTTTCTGCTGCTGCAGTCCTTGGTCATGGCTACCCATGAAAAGGACATAGAAGCTGTCAAGTCACTGCAGGTGGAGATGTGGCCTCTGTTGACTGCTGAGCAGAACCACCTCCTTCACCTCGTTCTGCAAGAAACCATCTTCCCCTCAGGACAGGGGATCTGA